The following coding sequences lie in one Mycobacterium gordonae genomic window:
- a CDS encoding FAD binding domain-containing protein — MQVPGPFEYERATSVDHAIGLLDRLGEEARVVAGGHSLLPMMKLRIANPEYLIDINDLAPELGYVITDPTLVRIGAMTRHREILESDTLAAVCPIFRDAERVIADPVVRNRGTLGGSLCQADPAEDLSTVCEVLDAVCLVRGPSGEREIPIDDFLIGPYETAVAPNEILIETRIPVRHRTSSAYAKVERRVGDWAVAAAGSAVTLDGHDIAAVRVGLTAVNPDRAALAELSAALVGRPPTEETFAEAGRLAGQACEPVTDVRGTADYKRHLAGELTIRTLRSAVARVRNQPEPEGN; from the coding sequence ATGCAAGTACCTGGGCCCTTCGAATACGAACGCGCGACGAGTGTGGACCACGCCATCGGACTGCTGGACCGGCTGGGGGAGGAGGCGCGCGTGGTCGCCGGCGGACACAGCCTGCTACCGATGATGAAGCTGCGCATCGCCAACCCCGAATACCTCATCGACATCAACGACCTGGCACCCGAGCTGGGCTATGTGATCACCGATCCGACGCTGGTCCGGATCGGTGCGATGACCCGCCATCGCGAGATTCTGGAATCCGACACGCTGGCCGCAGTGTGCCCGATCTTCCGCGACGCCGAGCGTGTGATCGCCGACCCGGTGGTGCGCAACCGCGGCACCTTGGGTGGTTCGCTGTGCCAGGCGGATCCCGCCGAGGATCTGTCCACAGTGTGCGAAGTGCTCGACGCGGTATGCCTGGTGCGCGGGCCCTCCGGGGAACGTGAGATCCCGATCGACGATTTCCTGATCGGCCCGTATGAAACCGCGGTGGCCCCGAACGAGATCCTCATCGAGACGCGAATCCCGGTGCGGCACCGGACGTCCAGCGCCTACGCGAAGGTGGAACGCCGGGTAGGCGACTGGGCGGTGGCGGCTGCGGGGTCGGCCGTCACGCTCGATGGCCACGACATCGCCGCCGTCCGGGTGGGACTGACCGCGGTGAACCCGGACCGTGCCGCGCTGGCGGAACTATCGGCGGCACTGGTGGGCAGGCCACCTACCGAAGAGACATTCGCCGAGGCCGGCCGGCTGGCCGGGCAAGCTTGCGAACCGGTGACCGATGTCCGTGGCACCGCGGACTACAAGCGGCACCTGGCCGGCGAACTGACCATCCGAACCCTGCGCAGCGCCGTGGCGCGCGTGCGCAATCAACCTGAGCCGGAAGGGAACTGA
- a CDS encoding (2Fe-2S)-binding protein gives MQVNMTVNGEPVSADVEPRMLLVHFLRDQLRLTGTHWGCDTSNCGTCVVDVDGVPVKSCTMLAVMASGHSVRTVEGLAGPDGALDPVQEGFMRCHGLQCGFCTPGMMITARALLDRNPDPDEETIREAISGQICRCTGYTTIVRSIQWAAEHSQTEATTS, from the coding sequence ATGCAGGTCAACATGACCGTCAACGGTGAACCGGTCAGCGCCGACGTGGAGCCACGAATGCTGCTCGTGCATTTCCTGCGAGACCAATTGCGGCTCACCGGAACTCACTGGGGATGTGATACCAGCAACTGCGGAACCTGTGTGGTCGACGTCGACGGCGTGCCGGTCAAATCGTGCACCATGCTGGCCGTCATGGCCTCCGGTCACAGCGTGCGCACCGTCGAGGGGTTGGCGGGTCCGGACGGAGCGCTGGACCCCGTGCAGGAAGGATTCATGCGCTGCCATGGTCTGCAATGTGGATTCTGCACGCCCGGCATGATGATCACCGCCCGCGCGCTGCTGGACCGCAATCCCGATCCCGACGAAGAAACCATCCGGGAAGCCATCTCCGGGCAGATCTGCCGCTGTACCGGATACACGACGATCGTGCGGTCCATCCAGTGGGCCGCCGAGCACTCCCAGACCGAGGCGACGACATCATGA
- a CDS encoding aerobic carbon-monoxide dehydrogenase large subunit, producing the protein MTTFKDGASRPPSPEDTADNDQKPCGYGRMLRKEDPRFIRGRGRYVDDVVLPGMLHLAILRSPFAHANIVSIDVTAAQAHPKVKAVVTGADLAAKGLAWMPTLSNDVQAVLATDKVRFQGQEVAFVVAEDRYSARDALELIDVEYDPLDPVIDVRRALDPSSPVIRTDLDGKTDNHCFDWETGDAAATEAAFAKADVVVKQEIVYPRVHPAPMETCGAVADLDPVTGKLTLWSTSQAPHAHRTLYALVAGLPEHKIQVISPDIGGGFGNKVPIYPGYVCAIVASLVLGKPVKWMEDRSENLTSTGFARDYIMVGEIAATNDGKILAIRTNVLADHGAFNGTAAPVKYPAGFFGVFTGSYDLEAAYCHMTAVYTNKAPGGVAYACSFRITEAVYLVERLVDCLAFDLKMDPAQLRLRNLLRPDQFPYRSKTGWVYDSGDYETTLRKAMDMIGYDALRAEQAAKRERGELMGIGMSFFTEAVGAGPRKDMDILGLGMADGCELRVHPTGKAVVRLSVQTQGQGHETTFAQIVAEELGIPPEDIDVVHGDTDQTPFGLGTYGSRSTPVSGAAAALVARKVRDKAKIIASGMLEVSVADLDWEKGKFHVKGDPAAAVTIQDIAMRAHGAGDLPEGIEGGLDAQICYNPSNLTYPYGAYFCVVDIDPGTAVVKVRRFLAVDDCGTRINPMIIEGQVHGGIVDGIGMALMEMIAFDEDGNCLGGSLMDYLIPTALEVPHLETGYTVTPSPHHPIGAKGIGESATVGSPPAVVNAVVDALAPFGVRHADMPLTPSRVWEAMQGRARPPI; encoded by the coding sequence ATGACCACTTTCAAAGACGGGGCATCCCGTCCTCCTTCCCCCGAAGACACCGCCGACAACGACCAGAAGCCATGCGGCTACGGCCGGATGCTGCGCAAGGAGGATCCCCGGTTCATCCGGGGCCGGGGACGCTATGTGGACGACGTCGTGCTGCCGGGCATGCTGCACCTGGCTATCCTGCGGTCACCGTTCGCGCACGCGAACATCGTCAGCATCGATGTGACTGCGGCACAAGCACACCCGAAGGTAAAGGCGGTGGTGACCGGTGCCGACCTGGCCGCCAAGGGCCTGGCCTGGATGCCGACACTGTCCAACGACGTGCAGGCGGTGCTGGCTACCGACAAGGTGCGCTTTCAGGGTCAGGAGGTGGCGTTCGTCGTCGCCGAGGACCGGTACTCCGCCCGCGACGCCCTGGAACTCATTGACGTCGAGTACGACCCGCTGGACCCCGTCATTGATGTCCGGCGTGCGCTGGATCCGTCCTCGCCGGTGATCCGGACCGACCTGGACGGCAAGACTGACAACCACTGCTTCGACTGGGAGACCGGTGATGCCGCGGCGACCGAGGCGGCATTCGCCAAGGCCGACGTGGTGGTCAAGCAGGAGATCGTCTACCCGCGGGTGCACCCGGCGCCGATGGAAACCTGTGGCGCGGTGGCCGATCTGGACCCGGTGACGGGAAAGCTGACGCTGTGGTCCACCAGCCAGGCGCCCCACGCGCACCGCACCCTGTACGCATTGGTTGCGGGTCTGCCCGAGCACAAGATTCAGGTGATCTCGCCCGACATCGGTGGGGGATTCGGCAACAAGGTGCCGATCTACCCGGGGTACGTGTGCGCGATCGTCGCCTCGCTGGTGCTGGGCAAGCCGGTGAAGTGGATGGAGGACCGCAGCGAGAACCTGACCTCGACCGGGTTCGCCCGCGACTACATCATGGTCGGCGAGATAGCCGCCACCAATGACGGCAAGATCCTGGCGATCCGCACCAATGTGCTGGCGGACCACGGCGCGTTCAACGGCACCGCGGCGCCGGTGAAGTATCCGGCCGGCTTCTTCGGCGTCTTCACCGGAAGCTATGACCTCGAGGCCGCCTATTGCCACATGACCGCGGTGTACACCAACAAAGCGCCCGGCGGGGTGGCCTACGCCTGTTCGTTCCGCATCACCGAGGCGGTGTACCTGGTGGAGCGGCTGGTGGATTGCCTGGCCTTCGACCTGAAGATGGATCCGGCGCAGTTGCGGTTGCGAAACCTGTTGCGTCCCGACCAGTTCCCCTATCGGAGCAAGACCGGCTGGGTCTACGACTCCGGCGACTACGAAACCACTCTGCGCAAGGCCATGGACATGATCGGTTACGACGCGCTGCGGGCCGAGCAGGCCGCCAAGCGCGAGCGTGGCGAACTGATGGGCATCGGCATGTCGTTCTTCACCGAGGCAGTGGGCGCCGGACCGCGCAAGGACATGGATATCCTCGGCCTGGGCATGGCCGACGGCTGCGAGCTCCGGGTGCACCCCACCGGCAAAGCCGTGGTGCGGCTTTCGGTGCAGACCCAGGGCCAAGGGCACGAGACGACGTTCGCGCAGATCGTGGCCGAGGAGCTGGGCATCCCGCCCGAGGACATCGACGTGGTGCACGGCGACACCGACCAGACCCCGTTCGGGCTGGGCACCTACGGCAGCCGATCCACCCCGGTGTCGGGGGCGGCGGCAGCGCTGGTGGCCCGCAAGGTGCGTGATAAGGCGAAGATCATCGCATCCGGCATGCTGGAAGTCTCGGTGGCCGACCTGGATTGGGAGAAGGGCAAGTTCCACGTCAAGGGCGACCCGGCCGCGGCGGTGACCATCCAGGACATCGCGATGCGTGCGCACGGCGCCGGCGATCTGCCCGAGGGCATCGAGGGGGGCCTGGACGCGCAGATCTGCTACAACCCGTCGAACCTCACCTATCCCTACGGCGCCTATTTCTGCGTGGTGGACATCGATCCCGGGACGGCCGTCGTCAAGGTGCGCCGCTTCCTCGCCGTCGACGACTGCGGCACCCGGATTAACCCGATGATCATCGAGGGGCAGGTGCACGGCGGCATCGTGGACGGCATCGGGATGGCACTGATGGAGATGATCGCCTTCGACGAAGACGGCAATTGCCTCGGTGGTTCCCTGATGGACTATCTGATCCCCACCGCGCTCGAGGTGCCGCACCTCGAGACCGGCTACACCGTCACACCGTCGCCGCATCACCCGATCGGCGCCAAGGGCATCGGCGAATCGGCCACCGTGGGATCGCCGCCGGCGGTCGTCAACGCGGTGGTGGATGCGTTGGCGCCGTTCGGGGTTCGGCATGCCGACATGCCGCTGACGCCGTCGCGGGTGTGGGAGGCCATGCAAGGCCGGGCCAGGCCGCCGATCTGA
- a CDS encoding nucleotidyltransferase family protein, which produces MTALGVTGVVLAAGASRRLGQPKQVLPYRDTTVLGATLDVARAAGFDQLIVTLGGAAPLVRERVVLDGFDVVTADDFGAGCSASLRVALDAVDPGSTGIVLMLGDQPGIDSADLRAIGAGGAGGADIMVCRYSDGVGHPFWFSRSMFGDLSGLHGDKGVWKLIESGRHPVGELRVDRPVPLDVDTWADYQRLLATAP; this is translated from the coding sequence ATGACCGCGCTCGGTGTGACCGGTGTGGTGCTGGCGGCTGGAGCATCCCGTCGGCTGGGCCAGCCGAAACAGGTGCTGCCCTATCGTGATACGACGGTGCTGGGGGCGACGCTGGACGTCGCCCGCGCCGCCGGCTTCGACCAGTTGATCGTCACGCTGGGCGGTGCGGCTCCACTGGTACGCGAGCGGGTGGTCCTGGACGGCTTCGACGTCGTCACCGCCGACGACTTCGGCGCCGGCTGTTCGGCGTCGCTGCGGGTGGCGCTGGACGCGGTGGACCCGGGCTCGACGGGCATCGTGCTGATGCTCGGTGACCAGCCGGGGATCGATTCGGCCGACCTGCGGGCCATCGGCGCCGGTGGTGCCGGTGGTGCCGACATTATGGTGTGCCGCTACAGCGACGGGGTGGGCCATCCATTCTGGTTCAGCCGCAGCATGTTCGGCGACCTTTCCGGTCTGCACGGCGATAAGGGCGTCTGGAAGCTGATCGAGTCGGGCCGCCACCCGGTGGGCGAGCTGCGCGTGGATCGTCCCGTCCCGCTCGATGTGGACACCTGGGCGGACTACCAACGACTGTTGGCGACCGCGCCGTGA
- a CDS encoding AAA family ATPase, producing MILHSPGEVARLFDAKGYLLDTGTASAIYLAVQLGRPLLLEGEPGVGKTTAAKTLAAVLNTSLIRLQCYEGLTASEALYDWNYQRQLLSIRLAEAGGAGMTESELYTEAYLVDRPILQCVRFRGSAPPVLLIDEIDRADDEFEALLLEFLGESAVTVPELGTFVAQQPPIAVLTSNRSRDLHDALRRRCLYHWIDYPESARAAAIVRRTVPGATAPLIEHATQFVGAARGLDLDKPPGVAETIDWVAALVSLGVADLADESALISLGALAKTPDDRTAIRDALVEYTRT from the coding sequence GTGATTCTGCACAGCCCCGGCGAGGTCGCCCGTCTGTTCGACGCGAAGGGCTACCTGCTGGACACCGGGACGGCGTCGGCGATCTACCTCGCGGTGCAGCTGGGCAGGCCGCTGCTGTTGGAGGGTGAACCCGGTGTCGGTAAAACCACCGCAGCCAAAACCCTTGCCGCGGTGCTGAATACCAGCCTGATCAGGCTGCAGTGTTACGAAGGTCTCACCGCCAGTGAGGCGCTCTACGACTGGAATTACCAGCGTCAGCTGCTGTCCATCCGACTGGCCGAGGCCGGTGGCGCCGGCATGACGGAGAGCGAGCTCTACACCGAGGCATACCTGGTCGACCGGCCGATCCTGCAGTGCGTGCGCTTCCGGGGTTCCGCGCCGCCGGTCTTGCTGATTGACGAAATCGATCGTGCTGACGATGAATTCGAGGCGCTGTTGCTGGAGTTTCTCGGTGAGTCCGCGGTCACTGTCCCGGAGCTGGGCACGTTCGTCGCGCAACAACCGCCCATTGCGGTGCTCACCTCCAACCGGAGCCGCGACCTCCACGATGCATTGCGGCGGCGGTGCCTCTACCACTGGATCGACTACCCGGAGTCGGCACGGGCCGCCGCGATCGTGCGCCGTACCGTACCCGGGGCGACCGCGCCCCTGATCGAACATGCCACCCAATTTGTCGGCGCTGCAAGAGGACTGGATTTGGACAAGCCCCCGGGAGTGGCCGAGACGATCGACTGGGTCGCCGCCCTGGTGTCGTTGGGTGTGGCGGACCTGGCCGACGAGTCGGCGTTGATCAGCCTGGGAGCGCTGGCCAAGACACCCGACGACCGCACAGCGATCCGCGATGCGTTGGTGGAGTACACCCGAACATGA